The following proteins are encoded in a genomic region of Amblyraja radiata isolate CabotCenter1 chromosome 19, sAmbRad1.1.pri, whole genome shotgun sequence:
- the dusp16 gene encoding dual specificity protein phosphatase 16, translated as MDDGNTRTQMVTAETLVGLLENGIDKVLVIDSRSFVEYNASHLLDAVNINCSKLMKRRLQQDKVQIVELIQHSAKQKIEVDVTQEVVVYDQCTQDVGRLAADSFTSVLLSKLEKKFNNVSLLAGGFARFSSTFGSLCEGKSSLVPASISQPCLPVTNTGPTRILPHLYLGCQRDVLNKELMQQIDVAYVLNASNTCPKPDFIPETHFLRVPVNDSFSEKILPWLNKSVEFIEKAKASNGCVLVHCLAGISRSATIAIAYIMKRMDMSLDEAYRFVKEKRPTISPNFNFLGQLLDFEKGLKTHPGQTGMLSKLKLLQLDRAGDQRLAQGGGPFDSVREKQPSTTSAAVDQDPTTPLSMLMESTASSVGEECFLAQEINGLSLSVDRLEDNNRLKRSFSLDIRSVSYPVSSGGASSAPIAACSVESCGPGHELTAGESSRFCFYASAQPEVDLLPQLSAPAAMDVKTQPTQTIWEQGAAKSSAKPPPQTTVPRTLLSPLQRSGSMEDNYKTNFLLDLSGSQQRLATSAAGMGLKGWHSDIISPQTSTASLANTWYFATEALTGQAPRFLSGSTLFGGAAAAAAAYSAFGCGQLPSGCEGPGSVRRREKHCDRRDSRRSWHEESPYEKQYKRRSCQMEFEEGMNDSRSREDLRKVGSQSSFTGSLEIIEVS; from the exons ATGGATGATGGGAATACTCGGACTCAGATGGTCACTGCTGAGACACTGGTGGGACTTCTGGAAAATGGCATTGACAAAGTGTTGGTCATTGACAGTCGTTCCTTTGTGGAGTACAATGCCTCGCATCTCTTGGACGCTGTGAATATCAATTGCTCAAAGTTGATGAAAAGGAGACTACAACAAGACAAAGTGCAAATCGTGGAACTCATTCAGCATTCTGCAAAACAAAAG ATTGAGGTTGATGTCACACAGGAGGTGGTGGTATACGACCAATGTACACAGGATGTCGGTCGCCTGGCCGCAGACAGCTTCACTTCTGTTCTTCTCAGCAAACTGGAGAAGAAGTTCAACAATGTATCCCTCCTCGCAG GTGGATTCGCCAGGTTTTCTTCCACCTTCGGCAGCCTGTGTGAAGGGAAATCCTCTCTGGTCCCTGCGAGCATTTCCCAGCCTTGCCTCCCCGTAACCAACACTGGGCCAACTCGCATTCTTCCTCACCTTTACCTTGGCTGCCAACGAGATGTGTTGAACAAG GAGCTTATGCAGCAGATTGATGTTGCCTACGTACTCAATGCAAGTAACACATGTCCAAAACCCGACTTCATTCCAGAGACTCACTTTCTACGTGTTCCGGTGAACGACAGCTTTTCTGAGAAGATCTTGCCTTGGCTGAACAAGTCTGTTGAATTCATAG AGAAGGCAAAGGCTTCGAATGGGTGTGTGTTGGTGCACTGCTTGGCTGGGATTTCCCGCTCTGCAACTATTGCCATTGCTTATATAATGAAGAGGATGGACATGTCCTTGGATGAAGCTTATCG GTTCGTGAAGGAGAAGAGACCGACCATTTCTCCCAACTTTAATTTCCTTGGCCAACTGCTGGACTTTGAGAAAGGGTTGAAGACTCACCCTGGTCAAACGGGAATGCTCAGCAAGTTGAAACTGCTGCAGTTGGATCGAGCTGGGGACCAGAGACTGGCTCAAGGCGGTGGGCCATTTGACAGCGTACGAGAGAAGCAACCGTCGACTACCTCAGCTGCTGTGGATCAGGACCCGACTACACCGCTATCGATGCTCATGGAATCCACTGCTTCCAGTGTGGGAGAAGAATGTTTCTTGGCTCAAGAAATCAACGGCCTTAGCCTATCCGTGGACAGACTAGAGGACAACAACCGGTTGAAGCGCTCATTTTCATTGGACATCAGGTCGGTATCGTACCCTGTGAGCAGCGGAGGGGCGAGCTCTGCACCAATTGCTGCGTGTTCTGTGGAAAGCTGCGGTCCTGGGCATGAGTTAACTGCAGGGGAATCGAGCCGGTTCTGCTTCTACGCCTCGGCTCAGCCAGAGGTGGATCTCCTCCCTCAACTCAGCGCGCCTGCTGCCATGGACGTAAAGACACAGCCGACACAAACCATCTGGGAGCAAGGAGCAGCCAAAAGCTCAGCTAAACCACCTCCACAAACCACCGTGCCCAGGACACTGCTCTCCCCactgcaaagaagtggaagcatggaggacaacTACAAAACAAACTTCCTGCTGGATCTTTCTGGCAGCCAGCAGCGACTAGCGACGTCTGCAGCGGGAATGGGGCTGAAAGGCTGGCACTCGGACATTATCTCGCCTCAGACGTCCACCGCTTCATTGGCCAACACCTGGTACTTTGCAACCGAGGCGCTGACTGGCCAGGCTCCCCGCTTCTTGTCCGGCTCCACGCTGTTTGGTGGCgcagctgccgccgccgccgcctacTCCGCCTTCGGCTGCGGCCAGTTACCGTCCGGCTGTGAGGGGCCGGGGTCGGTGCGgcggagggagaaacactgtgaccGCCGGGACTCCAGGAGGAGCTGGCACGAGGAAAGTCCGTATGAGAAACAGTACAAGCGGCGCAGCTGCCAGATGGAGTTTGAGGAAGGCATGAACGATAGCAGGTCACGGGAGGACCTGCGAAAGGTTGGCAGTCAGTCCAGCTTCACCGGGAGCCTGGAGATCATTGAAGTTTCCTGA